One Thalassophryne amazonica chromosome 10, fThaAma1.1, whole genome shotgun sequence genomic region harbors:
- the LOC117518080 gene encoding collagen alpha-2(IX) chain-like — MKGRPGKSGVRGNKGKKGFRAPSGFEGLKGPKGEEGSRGKPGLPGERGALGPRGYRGAAGIQGNIGPWGEIGVCGPPGEQGPPGPAGFHGVTGYPGKDGPQGEEGSAGVKGDKGTRGMLGQKGVAGVDGEEGEAGLRGPQGSAGQKGMSGNKGNTGTPGHKGPHGAEGDRGNQGPQGAMGPPGTQGHRGAPGDRGIQGFPGPKVNHFTFSLTDTTMKPACH; from the exons ATGAAGGGGAGACCAGGAAAGTCTGGAGTGAGA GGGAATAAAGGTAAAAAAGGCTTCAGAGCACCTTCAGGATTTGAAGGATTAAAG GGTCCAAAAGGAGAGGAAGGATCAAGGGGGAAACCCGGCCTTCCA GGCGAGAGGGGTGCACTTGGACCACGGGGGTACAGAGGCGCAGCT GGTATTCAGGGTAATATTGGACCATGGGGTGAGATTGGAGTTTGTGGCCCCCCAGGTGAACAGGGACCACCAGGTCCAGCTGGCTTTCATGGAGTTACAGGTTACCCA GGTAAAGATGGCCCTCAGGGTGAAGAGGGATCAGCTGGAGTGAAAGGAGATAAG GGAACCAGAGGAATGTTGGGGCAGAAGGGAGTTGCTGGTGTCGATGGTGAGGAG GGTGAAGCAGGACTGAGGGGTCCACAGGGCTCAGCTGGACAAAAGGGCATGTCT GGTAATAAAGGGAACACAGGAACTCCTGGACACAAAGGACCACATGGCGCTGAGGGTGACAGAGGCAACCAAGGCCCACAGGGTGCAATGGGACCACCTGGGACACAG GGGCACAGAGGTGCTCCAGGAGACAGAGGGATACAAGGGTTTCCCGGGCCCAAGGTGAATCATTTCACCTTCAGTCTGACAGACACAACAATGAAGCCTGCATGTCATTGA